In Carya illinoinensis cultivar Pawnee chromosome 6, C.illinoinensisPawnee_v1, whole genome shotgun sequence, a single genomic region encodes these proteins:
- the LOC122314441 gene encoding nucleobase-ascorbate transporter 7-like, with product MAGGGGPAPPPKQEELHPHPARDQLTSVSYCINSPPPWPEAILLGFQHYLVMLGTTVLIPTSLVPQMGGGNEEKAKMIQTILFVAGLNTLFQSLFGTRLPAVIGASYSYVPTTISIILAGRYSDIVNPQEKFEKIMRGIQGALIVASTLQIVVGFSGLWRNVARLLSPLSAAPLVALSGFGLYEFGFPVLAKCVEIGLPQLIILVIFSQYIPHLMHGNKNIFDRFAVIFSVAIVWIYAHLLTVGGAYKNTGPKTQISCRTDRAGIIGAAPWIRVPYPFQWGAPTFDAGEAFAMMGASFVALVESTGAFFAVSRYASATPIPPSILSRGVGWQGVGILLSGIFGTGNGSSVSIENAGLLALTRVGSRRVVQMSAGFMIFFSILGKFGAVFASIPAPIIGALYCLFFAYVGSAGLSLLQFCNLNSFKVKFILGFSVFMGLSIPQYFNEYTVVNGYGPVHTGARWFNDMINVPFSSEPFVAGLLALILDLTLHRKDNQTKKDRGMPWWERFRSYKTDTRSEEFYSLPFNLNKFFPSV from the exons ATGGCAGGAGGTGGAGGACCTGCGCCACCGCCGAAACAAGAAGAGCTGCATCCACATCCAGCCAGAGATCAGTTAACAAGCGTTTCTTACTGCATTAACAGTCCTCCTCCATGGC CCGAGGCTATTTTACTTGGTTTCCAACATTACTTGGTGATGCTTGGTACAACTGTGCTGATTCCAACATCTCTAGTTCCGCAGATGGGAGGAGGCAAC GAGGAGAAAGCAAAAATGATTCAGACAATATTGTTTGTGGCTGGTTTGAACACATTGTTTCAATCATTGTTTGGGACTCGTCTACCTGCCGTGATCGGTGCTTCTTATAGCTATGTACCAACAACCATTTCAATCATTTTGGCAGGTCGATACAGTGACATTGTAAATCCTCAGGAG aaatttgaaaagataatGCGTGGAATCCAGGGTGCTCTTATTGTTGCCTCGACTCTCCAGATTGTAGTTGGCTTTAGTGGCCTTTGGCGTAATGTTGCAAG GCTCTTAAGTCCGCTTTCTGCTGCTCCCCTGGTTGCTTTGTCAGGTTTCGGGCTATATGAATTTGGATTTCCAGTG CTTGCAAAATGTGTAGAGATCGGGCTGCCACAGCTCatcattttagtaatattttcaCAG TATATACCTCACTTGATGCATGGGAACAAGAATATCTTTGATCGATTCGCTGTTATATTCTCGGTGGCGATTGTTTGGATTTATGCTCACCTGCTCACCGTGGGAGGGGCTTACAAGAATACAGGGCCTAAAACCCAAATAAGTTGTAGAACTGACCGTGCTGGAATCATTGGTGCTGCTCCATG GATTAGGGTTCCATATCCTTTTCAATGGGGAGCTCCAACTTTTGATGCAGGAGAAGCTTTTGCAATGATGGGTGCTTCATTTGTTGCTCTTGTGGag TCCACTGGCGCATTCTTTGCCGTGTCAAGGTATGCAAGCGCAACTCCAATCCCACCTTCAATTCTTAGCCGCGGTGTTGGTTGGCAG GGAGTAGGCATTCTGTTATCAGGAATATTTGGAACTGGAAATGGTTCATCAGTTTCTAT TGAAAATGCGGGTTTGTTAGCTTTGACCCGAGTTGGTAGCCGAAGGGTTGTTCAAATGTCAGCTGGATTCATGATCTTCTTTTCCATCCTTG GGAAATTCGGAGCTGTTTTTGCTTCAATTCCAGCACCAATCATTGGAGCATTATATTGCCTGTTCTTTGCTTATGTGG GTTCAGCAGGCCTCAGTCTTCTTCAGTTTTGCAATCTAAACAGCTTTAAAGTAAAGTTCATATTAGGCTTCTCAGTGTTCATGGGATTATCAATACCTCAATACTTCAATGAGTACACTGTTGTTAATGGCTACGGTCCCGTCCATACAGGAGCAAGATGG TTCAACGATATGATCAACGTTCCATTCTCGTCTGAGCCATTTGTTGCCGGCTTATTGGCTCTAATATTGGACCTGACACTGCACAGGAAAGACAACCAAACCAAGAAAGATAGAGGTATGCCTTGGTGGGAAAGGTTCAGGTCATACAAGACAGATACAAGAAGCGAGGAGTTCTATTCTCTGCCCTTCAACCTGAACAAGTTTTTCCCATCTGTTTGA